A region of the Deltaproteobacteria bacterium HGW-Deltaproteobacteria-2 genome:
CCGGAACAGGAAATATTTCTTTATAGAGAAAATTAAAACGGCGGGCTATCTCGCGGGTAAGCTCAACATGGGGAAGCTGATCAATACCGACAGGCACACCATAGGCTTTATACATGATAATATCGGCGGCCTGCAGCACAGGATAACCCAGAAAACCGAAAGTGGATAAATCCTTGCTGGACAGTTCCGATTTCATTTCCTTGTAAGTTGGATTTCTTTCCAGCCAGGCCAGTGGAGTAATCATCGAAAGCAGCAAAAACAATTCGGCATGTTCCTTAACCGCTGATTGAACAAAAAGCGTGCTCTTTTGCGGATCCAGACCGGCACTGAGCCAGTCTATCACCATATTGACGATGTTATCCTTGATGCCTTCAGTGGAACTGTATTCACTGGTAATCGCATGCCAGTCAGCAACAAAATAAAAACAATCATATTTGCCGCTTTCCTGCAATTCAATCCAATTTTGCAAAGCTCCATGCAGATTGCCCAGATGCAGTTTGCCCGTCGGTCTCATTCCACTGAGAATTCTCTTTAATTCCAAAACAAAACTCCTTGTAAACTATTTTTTCATGGTAAATGCACTAAGGCCTCCGGATATTACGCTGAAAATGCGGAGGCCTTAGTTGTACTATAACTGAATAATTTATTATTTTACTTTACTGGCCAGATCCTTGCCTGCCTTAAATTTTACGACTTTCTTTGCGGGAATCTTGATAGCTTTTCCGGTCTGAGGATTCCTGCCCTCTCTCGCCTTCCTCTTCACTACCGAGAACGTACCAAATCCTACAAGAATAAGTTTACCGCTTTTCTTAAGCTCTTTGGCAACGGCTACTTCGTATGCCTCCAGTGCTTTTGCCGCTTTGTCTTTGGTGACACCTGCCGATTTTGCTATAACCCCGACTAATTCTGCCTTCGTCATTTTCTAAAATCCCCCTTTCATAAAATCAAATTCCTGTTTTTATTATGAACCGTTTTTGCGGCCATCTCCAAAGCTTTTAACATTCAACCCGGCGAAACACCTTTATCAATTTCATTAAAGAAGCACAAACTTCTTGAGCGTCCATCGAAAGTAAATTTGATACTTCTACTGCTTGCTTATTTGTTTGGATAGCTGTCTTTCTTCTTAAATTAGCGCAAGAACTAGCACAACTAAAATTAACAATCAAGGGAAAAATGATTTTTTCCTGTTAATATTTCAATCGTTGAAGGGCTTTCTTAATTGATTATGCTCATTATAGCAATAACTTTTTTAACTGGAAGATTTACTGTATACGGATCGAATGCACGCTTCTTTACAAAAAAGAACCTTTATGTTAAGACCCGTCGCAATGGATTCAGGTATGTTATGCAAAGCTCCAATATAGAAAAAGTAAAGACATGGTTTGTCCTGTCCCGTCCGCCTTTCCACACTGTCGGTATACTTCCTTTTGTACTGGGAACACTTCTGGCATACAAAATCAATGCTACATTCAATATGGAGATTTTCCTGCTCGGGGTTATAGCGGTTATCCTGATTATGCTGTCAACTTATCACTTGGGAGAATATTTTGATTATAAGGAAGATGAAATATCCCAGCGTTTATATAAAAGTAATTTTGCCGGTGGTTCAGGCGTCATTCCGGCTGGGACCATGCCCCGTTCTGTAGCTTTATGGACCGGTTTGATTTCTTTTCTCCTTGCTGGCGCCATTGGTGTTATTCTGCAATTTGTTTTAAAAACAGGCCCCTATACTTTGCTTTTAGGCTGCCTGGGCGCCTTCCCGGGCTTTTTTTATTCCACGAAACCGATCAGACTGGTGCAAAGAGGCTTTGGTGAAATATTCATCGGCTTCTGCTACGGCTGGCTTCCTGTCGCCTCGGCTTATTATATCCAGACAGGAGCAGTTCACCCCGTTATTCACTGGATGGCTATACCCATTGGCCTGACGATATTTAATGTAATTCTGCTTAATGAATTTCCGGACTACGAAGCGGATAAAGCTACGGACAAAAAAAATCTGCTTTATCGTATCGGGAAGAGAAACGGAAATTTTCTATATATCGCCTTTTCCTTACTGGCCTCAGCGGCAGTGCTTGCCTCACCATTCTTCGGCATTGCTTCTAAGATTGTCTATCTCTATCTGCCTGTATTAAGTATTTCTTTATTTATTGTTGTGATGATGCTACGCGGCAAGTATGAAGACAAGAAAATGATGGAGAAATTATGCGGCTTGAATATAGCAGTCAATCTGGGAACGTCTCTTGTTTACATTCTGACATATATTTAAAATTCAAATGAAGACTAAAAACAAAGTTAAAGCATTTTATAATCCACCCTCATTGTTGTTTAAACAACTGGGCAGTTCCATGCTCATGGGATATCTGAACCGCTGGCAGAATTTCCCCGGGTGGGTATTGAAATACGGTTTTCGATCCATACCTGTAGCCAACGGTTCCTGGGGTATGGGTTGTATCGGATATCCGGGACATCCTGTCTGGGAAGTAACCGGAGCATGCAACCTAAGATGCATTCATTGCCACGCCATTAGCGGTAATGCCGATCCCGATGAACTTACCACTGATGAAGGAAAAAGACTCATTGACATGATCGCCTCCGTCAGCGAATTCCGCACATTAATATATACAGGCGGCGAACCACTGGTGAGACCGGACATCTTTGAATTGCTCAGACACTCTCAAAAGGCGGGGCTTGCCAATATCGTCGCCACCAACGGAACATTAATCGATGAAGAAATGGCTTTTAAATTGAAAGATCACGGCGTCGTCTGCAATGCCATCAGTATTGACGCAGCAAATCCTGATATTCACGACATGGTCCGCAACAAACCGGGAGCATTTGACCTGGCGCTTCGCGCTATTGAAGCCACTAAAAAAGCAGGTATTCTTTTACAAATAAACACTACAGCAATGGAATACAATATACCTAATTTACCTGAGCTCATCGATTTCGTTGACAACTGCGGTGCCGGAATCATGCTGATGTATCAGCTCGTTGCTGTCGGTCGCGGAGAAAAGATTGAAAAGGCCACATTAAAGAAAGCTGCCAATCAATACCTGAGTGAACTGATCGCGCTCAAACAAAAAACAGCTCATACAATAATAGAACCGGTCGCCGGCCCTCAATACTGGCCTCATCTGCTGGAGAAAAACGGTATCCGCGATGGCCTCATGCTGAAACTTGCCGGCAAGGTTTTCCATGGCTGCGCGGCCGGGCGAGGCTTTGTTTACGTTAAAGCCAACGGCGATGTCTGGCCATGTCCATTTGTGGAAGTAAGCGCCGGCAATGTCAAAAAGATGGATTTCAAAGATATTTACTATGAATCAACTGTTTTTCGGAATTTACGTAACAGAGAAAAACTCTTAAAAGGCGTTTGCGGTGAATGCAACTATAAAACGGTATGCGGCGGCTGTCGTGGACGAGCGTTGGCCTATAGCGGAGATTATCTGGCAGAAGATCCTCGCTGCTTTATACATGAAACAACAAAACACCACCCGTAAAGTAAGTTCATCCTGGTAAGAGAGGTAATATGAATACGATAGAAATCAATAAGGATCAGTTCATAGAATTGCTGAAAAATCACAACGACAAACCTTTCGTTATGTTGAACCTCCTGAAGTTTAAAAAGATGGCGGCAGGAATTCATACGTTCGTTATATCAAAGAAGCATCAAGATTTGTGGAAGAAGAATAAATA
Encoded here:
- the trpS gene encoding tryptophan--tRNA ligase, translating into MELKRILSGMRPTGKLHLGNLHGALQNWIELQESGKYDCFYFVADWHAITSEYSSTEGIKDNIVNMVIDWLSAGLDPQKSTLFVQSAVKEHAELFLLLSMITPLAWLERNPTYKEMKSELSSKDLSTFGFLGYPVLQAADIIMYKAYGVPVGIDQLPHVELTREIARRFNFLYKEIFPVPEPLLTSVPKLLGIDGRKMSKSYDNSIYISDRGKTLLHKISSMFTDPQRMRKSDPGNPEICNVFTFHGLYSLPDKVKEIDVECRKAGIGCTDCKKILAKQIAEKLNPVHERMDYYISHMDEINAIIEEGNKKAIKIARQTMNEVRAAVNI
- a CDS encoding DNA-binding protein, yielding MTKAELVGVIAKSAGVTKDKAAKALEAYEVAVAKELKKSGKLILVGFGTFSVVKRKAREGRNPQTGKAIKIPAKKVVKFKAGKDLASKVK
- a CDS encoding radical SAM protein, translating into MKTKNKVKAFYNPPSLLFKQLGSSMLMGYLNRWQNFPGWVLKYGFRSIPVANGSWGMGCIGYPGHPVWEVTGACNLRCIHCHAISGNADPDELTTDEGKRLIDMIASVSEFRTLIYTGGEPLVRPDIFELLRHSQKAGLANIVATNGTLIDEEMAFKLKDHGVVCNAISIDAANPDIHDMVRNKPGAFDLALRAIEATKKAGILLQINTTAMEYNIPNLPELIDFVDNCGAGIMLMYQLVAVGRGEKIEKATLKKAANQYLSELIALKQKTAHTIIEPVAGPQYWPHLLEKNGIRDGLMLKLAGKVFHGCAAGRGFVYVKANGDVWPCPFVEVSAGNVKKMDFKDIYYESTVFRNLRNREKLLKGVCGECNYKTVCGGCRGRALAYSGDYLAEDPRCFIHETTKHHP